A single region of the Acuticoccus sediminis genome encodes:
- a CDS encoding ABC transporter ATP-binding protein, translated as MAPDGAGGPGAAPKPEPILEVAALERSFDVSAPWLNRVLERKPRRVLKAVDGVSFEIPAGETLALVGESGCGKSTVAKLVTGLVAPSGGRIAFRGDPRRVQMIFQDPYASLNPRWRVSRIVAEPVVTLDPARPAREVAARVDELLETVGLSAADGRKYPHEFSGGQRQRISIARALAGEPHFLVCDEPTSALDVSVQAQILNLMKRLQKELGLTYLFISHDLSVVRHMADVIAVMYLGRIVEMAPKADLFANPLHPYTRMLLDTIPDLEAPRRDRTPMSGEVPSPIAPPPGCSFHPRCPLAFDRCRAERPERDARNHDGRVACFAAETA; from the coding sequence ATGGCCCCCGATGGGGCCGGCGGGCCCGGTGCCGCGCCAAAGCCGGAGCCGATCCTCGAGGTCGCGGCGCTGGAGCGGAGCTTCGACGTGTCCGCGCCGTGGCTCAACCGCGTGCTGGAGCGGAAGCCGCGCCGGGTGCTGAAGGCGGTGGACGGCGTGTCGTTCGAGATCCCGGCCGGCGAGACGCTCGCCCTCGTCGGCGAGTCGGGCTGCGGCAAGTCCACGGTCGCCAAGCTCGTCACCGGGCTGGTGGCGCCGAGCGGCGGACGCATCGCCTTCCGCGGTGACCCGCGCCGCGTGCAGATGATATTTCAGGACCCCTACGCCAGCCTCAACCCGCGCTGGCGGGTGTCGCGCATCGTCGCCGAACCGGTGGTGACGCTCGACCCCGCCCGCCCGGCGCGCGAGGTGGCCGCCCGTGTCGACGAACTGCTGGAGACCGTCGGCCTCTCGGCGGCGGACGGGCGCAAGTACCCGCACGAGTTCTCCGGCGGGCAGCGCCAGCGCATCTCCATCGCGCGGGCGCTGGCGGGAGAGCCGCACTTCCTCGTCTGCGACGAGCCGACGTCGGCGCTCGACGTCTCGGTCCAGGCGCAGATCCTCAACCTGATGAAGCGCCTGCAGAAGGAACTCGGCCTCACCTACCTCTTCATCAGCCACGACCTGTCGGTGGTGCGGCACATGGCCGACGTCATCGCCGTGATGTACCTCGGGCGGATCGTCGAGATGGCGCCGAAGGCTGACCTCTTCGCGAATCCGCTGCACCCCTACACGCGGATGCTGCTCGACACGATCCCCGACCTCGAGGCGCCGCGGCGGGACCGCACGCCGATGTCCGGCGAGGTGCCGAGCCCGATCGCACCGCCACCGGGCTGCAGCTTCCACCCCCGCTGCCCCCTCGCCTTCGACCGCTGCCGCGCCGAGCGCCCCGAACGCGACGCCCGCAACCACGACGGCCGCGTCGCCTGCTTCGCCGCCGAGACGGCCTGA
- the ahpC gene encoding alkyl hydroperoxide reductase subunit C: MSVINTPVKPFSAKAYQGGKFIDVSDADIKGKWAIFFFYPADFTFVCPTELGDLADHYAELQKMGVEVFSVSTDTHFTHKAWHETSDTIGKIEYAMIGDPTGTVTRNFEVMREGQGLADRGTFVVDPDGVIQAIEITAEGIGRNAKDLVRKVKAAQYVRAHPNEVCPAKWEEGEATLAPSLELVGKI; this comes from the coding sequence ATGTCTGTCATCAACACCCCCGTTAAGCCGTTCTCTGCCAAAGCCTACCAGGGCGGCAAGTTCATCGACGTCTCTGACGCCGACATCAAGGGCAAGTGGGCCATCTTCTTCTTCTACCCGGCCGACTTCACCTTCGTCTGCCCCACCGAGCTCGGCGACCTCGCCGACCACTATGCCGAGCTGCAGAAGATGGGCGTCGAAGTGTTCTCCGTGTCGACCGACACGCACTTCACCCACAAGGCCTGGCACGAGACCTCCGACACGATCGGCAAGATCGAGTACGCGATGATCGGTGACCCGACCGGCACCGTCACCCGCAACTTCGAGGTCATGCGCGAAGGCCAGGGCCTCGCCGACCGCGGCACCTTCGTCGTCGACCCGGACGGCGTGATCCAGGCGATCGAGATCACCGCCGAGGGCATCGGCCGCAACGCCAAGGACCTCGTGCGCAAGGTGAAGGCCGCGCAGTACGTCCGCGCCCATCCGAACGAGGTCTGCCCGGCGAAGTGGGAAGAGGGTGAGGCGACGCTCGCCCCCTCGCTCGAGCTCGTCGGCAAGATCTGA
- the ahpF gene encoding alkyl hydroperoxide reductase subunit F, protein MLDDAMKSQLKGHFTRMVRPVVIVATLDDSAKSRELAGLLADLATLSDHITVTEKRGGAARAPAFALTSPGESIHLTFAGIPMGHEFTSLILALLQTGGYPPKVDASVIDDIKAIEGDFRFETYYSLSCQNCPDVVQALNLMAVLNPNIHHTAIDGALFKQEVEARQIMSVPTVYLNGEPFAQGRMEVEEIIARLDTGASARAAEKLKDQAPFDVLVVGGGPAGAAAAIYAARKGIRTGVVAERFGGQVLDTMAIENFVSVSHTEGPQFAKALETHVKDYDVEIMNLQTATRLLDHGGIFEVELENGAALKARTVILSTGARWRQMGVPGEDEYRNKGVAYCPHCDGPLFKGKPVAVIGGGNSGVEAAIDLAGITSHVTLLEFDAELRADDVLQRKLRSLPNVTILTSAKTTEVKGDGNKVTGLTYENRISGDTHEVELDGIFVQIGLLPNTEWLRGTVALTPRGEIEIDNHGATSLPGVFAAGDCTTVPYKQIVIAVGEGARASLAAFDHLIRTSVPEAQESKAA, encoded by the coding sequence ATGCTCGATGACGCGATGAAGTCCCAGCTCAAGGGCCACTTCACCAGGATGGTCCGCCCTGTCGTGATCGTCGCCACGCTCGACGACAGCGCCAAGTCGCGCGAGCTGGCCGGGCTCCTCGCCGACCTCGCGACCCTGTCGGACCACATCACCGTCACCGAGAAGAGGGGCGGCGCCGCCCGCGCGCCGGCTTTCGCGCTGACGAGCCCGGGCGAGTCGATCCACCTCACCTTCGCCGGCATCCCGATGGGCCACGAGTTCACCTCGCTCATCTTGGCGCTGCTGCAGACGGGCGGGTACCCGCCGAAGGTCGACGCCTCCGTCATCGACGACATCAAGGCGATCGAGGGCGACTTCCGCTTCGAGACCTACTACTCGCTGAGCTGCCAGAACTGCCCTGACGTGGTGCAGGCGCTGAACCTGATGGCGGTTCTCAACCCGAACATCCATCACACCGCCATCGACGGCGCCCTCTTCAAGCAGGAGGTCGAGGCGCGGCAGATCATGTCCGTGCCGACGGTCTACCTGAACGGCGAGCCCTTCGCGCAGGGCCGCATGGAAGTCGAGGAGATCATCGCCAGGCTGGACACCGGCGCCTCGGCCCGCGCGGCCGAGAAGCTGAAGGACCAGGCGCCGTTCGACGTCCTCGTCGTCGGCGGCGGTCCCGCCGGCGCGGCGGCTGCGATCTACGCCGCCCGCAAGGGCATCCGGACCGGTGTCGTCGCCGAGCGCTTCGGCGGACAGGTCCTCGACACGATGGCGATCGAGAACTTCGTCTCCGTCTCCCACACCGAGGGCCCGCAGTTCGCCAAGGCACTCGAGACCCACGTCAAGGACTACGACGTGGAGATCATGAACCTGCAGACCGCCACCCGCCTCCTCGACCACGGCGGCATCTTCGAGGTCGAGCTGGAGAACGGGGCCGCGCTGAAGGCCAGGACCGTCATCCTTTCCACCGGCGCCCGCTGGCGGCAGATGGGCGTGCCGGGCGAGGATGAGTACCGCAACAAGGGCGTAGCCTACTGCCCGCACTGCGACGGTCCGCTCTTCAAGGGCAAGCCCGTGGCGGTGATCGGCGGCGGAAACTCCGGCGTCGAGGCGGCGATCGACCTCGCCGGCATCACCAGTCACGTCACCCTCCTGGAGTTCGACGCCGAGCTGCGCGCCGACGACGTGCTGCAGCGCAAGCTCCGCAGCCTGCCGAACGTCACCATCCTCACCTCGGCCAAGACGACCGAGGTGAAGGGCGACGGCAACAAGGTCACCGGCCTCACCTACGAGAACCGCATCTCCGGCGACACGCATGAGGTCGAGCTCGACGGCATCTTCGTGCAGATCGGACTGCTGCCGAACACGGAGTGGCTGCGCGGCACCGTCGCGCTCACGCCGCGCGGCGAAATCGAGATCGACAACCACGGCGCGACCTCCCTACCCGGCGTCTTCGCCGCGGGCGACTGCACCACGGTGCCCTACAAGCAGATCGTGATCGCGGTCGGCGAAGGGGCGCGCGCGTCGCTGGCGGCGTTCGACCACCTCATCCGCACCTCGGTGCCCGAGGCGCAGGAAAGCAAGGCCGCTTGA
- a CDS encoding LysR substrate-binding domain-containing protein, whose amino-acid sequence MTLRELEYLVALARYRHFGRAAEACCVSQPTLSTQLKKLETELGMQLVERSSTGVLLTPFGQATAERARRILVEVQHIKDAAQIGRDPESGTVRLGIFPTLGPYLLPSIMLRYAERFPSLQLFLIEEKSPNLVTRLHDGDIDVALLALPMDDDQLTCEFLFEEPFLFAVPSGHPLANRTRITMEDICEQELLLLEDGHCLRDQALDVCSLSGAVEQPAFRAASLETLRHMVGAGLGVTLLPQLATAGGKSASDMLRLVPFVDPAPSRRIALVWRKSSARTGLYRAMAELFRQVADDLLHGPVADPALRRSEAAQDRPAA is encoded by the coding sequence ATGACCCTACGGGAGCTCGAGTATCTGGTCGCTCTCGCACGCTACCGCCACTTCGGGCGGGCAGCGGAGGCCTGCTGCGTCAGCCAGCCGACGCTGTCCACCCAGCTCAAGAAGCTGGAGACCGAGCTCGGCATGCAGCTCGTGGAGCGCAGCTCCACGGGCGTGCTCCTGACCCCGTTCGGACAGGCGACGGCCGAGCGCGCCCGCCGCATCCTCGTCGAGGTTCAGCACATCAAGGACGCCGCGCAGATCGGACGCGACCCGGAAAGCGGGACGGTCCGGCTCGGCATCTTCCCGACGCTCGGCCCCTACCTGCTGCCGAGCATCATGCTGCGCTACGCCGAGCGTTTCCCGAGCCTCCAGCTCTTCCTCATCGAGGAGAAGAGCCCGAACCTCGTAACGCGGCTCCACGACGGCGACATCGACGTCGCCCTCCTCGCCCTCCCCATGGACGACGACCAGCTCACCTGCGAGTTCCTCTTCGAGGAGCCGTTCCTGTTCGCCGTGCCGTCCGGACATCCGCTGGCGAACCGGACGCGGATCACGATGGAGGACATCTGCGAGCAGGAGCTGCTGCTGCTGGAGGACGGACACTGCCTGCGCGACCAGGCGCTCGACGTGTGCAGCCTGTCGGGCGCGGTGGAGCAGCCGGCCTTCCGGGCGGCAAGCCTGGAGACGCTGCGGCACATGGTAGGCGCCGGGCTCGGCGTCACCCTCCTGCCGCAGCTCGCCACGGCGGGCGGCAAGTCGGCCTCCGACATGCTCCGCCTCGTCCCCTTCGTCGACCCTGCTCCCAGCCGCCGGATCGCCCTCGTCTGGCGCAAGAGCTCGGCGCGCACCGGGCTGTACCGCGCGATGGCCGAGCTCTTCCGTCAGGTGGCCGACGATCTCCTGCACGGCCCGGTGGCGGACCCCGCCCTCCGGCGGAGCGAGGCGGCACAGGACCGCCCCGCCGCCTGA
- a CDS encoding phosphatase PAP2 family protein → MPIDPTGHVFPRTYWTKRFRSFVNLSNLDPAWKNIDLTPPPTNPAELHKETDELLEKKWNGRADRMAEIEFEADNLTPKFARLLVMNDTSHPATAEVIDAILIAGRLAHFYFKDKFNRCRPCQLEPDIDPVVDIPGHPSYPSGHSNQHHMIAFALTEFAPLYKQRLEEIAHRVAENREYAGVHYASDTRAGKELAQKFYPFVRKAYAPEFERARKEWPNPAPLADVESSLSLSLSL, encoded by the coding sequence ATGCCTATTGATCCGACGGGCCACGTGTTTCCGCGCACATATTGGACCAAGCGTTTCCGCTCCTTCGTCAATCTTTCCAACCTCGACCCCGCCTGGAAGAACATCGACCTCACCCCGCCGCCGACCAACCCCGCCGAACTCCACAAGGAAACGGACGAGCTTCTCGAGAAGAAATGGAACGGGCGGGCGGACCGCATGGCCGAGATCGAGTTCGAGGCCGACAACCTCACCCCGAAGTTCGCGCGTCTTCTGGTGATGAACGACACCTCGCATCCGGCGACCGCCGAGGTGATCGACGCGATCCTGATCGCCGGGCGCCTCGCGCACTTCTACTTCAAGGACAAGTTCAACCGCTGCAGGCCCTGCCAGCTTGAGCCGGACATCGACCCGGTCGTGGACATTCCCGGCCACCCGTCCTACCCGAGCGGGCACTCCAACCAGCACCACATGATCGCCTTCGCGCTCACCGAGTTCGCGCCGCTCTACAAGCAGCGGCTGGAGGAGATCGCCCACCGGGTCGCGGAGAATCGCGAATATGCCGGCGTCCACTACGCGAGCGACACGCGGGCCGGCAAGGAACTCGCCCAGAAGTTCTACCCCTTCGTGCGCAAGGCCTACGCGCCGGAGTTCGAGCGTGCGCGCAAGGAATGGCCCAATCCCGCCCCGCTGGCCGATGTGGAATCGAGCCTCAGCCTGAGCCTCAGCCTCTGA
- a CDS encoding BTAD domain-containing putative transcriptional regulator → MTPRSRKARAALVMMALSPEGAVSREKVAGTLWSNKSDEQARANLRQCLRELRGVLNNGVDGIAIDGRRIALNLEHVSVDVREIVAFGERAEDAPDDVPDLYKGRLLDCDLPDDTAFDEWLYAERMNWDNRIRIAFAAILQAQIANGQWPRAQRTAVALLRVDPAHEEAHCALMQSFVSGGDFGSAVRQYRTLKEVLQREYGTVPSSTAEEIYAKARTAQADHATAPLDAPAATAITAVPAIQGIDTAVRQQPTGLQGGRAIPITVLPFQEEDHGNGRPGASLGSGISEAIVIALSRFRSLVVVSSGTASGVHGDLATLPPQEIARLFKVHYYVRGRVRSSGERIRITVELVNCEGGQIVWADRFDGTMGNVFDFEDEVASQIVGRIDPCVVWSESEKVTRYRPQNLAAYEHVLLAIPSIYRSDPVKFHEAGTSLLKAIELDPNYSDAYAWRAFWCMHCIGQGWNREPRVTLTDAADNAHFAIALDPGNALALALAGHVESFLYRRLDNGGRLLARALAINPNSSFAWAMSAVLECYLGHPEQALDNMARYQRLCPFDPAGCYFRAIYVIAYTMMHEFERAIEIGTEVVRENPNFINSYKPLITSLWHLGAESEARSFAATLLALEPDFSIEKFRRVYPFRRPADVALYVTAYRAVGIPETAEGNS, encoded by the coding sequence TTGACGCCGCGGAGCCGGAAGGCCCGGGCCGCTCTGGTCATGATGGCGCTGTCGCCGGAGGGCGCGGTCAGCCGCGAGAAGGTCGCCGGCACCCTCTGGAGCAACAAGTCCGACGAGCAGGCGCGCGCCAACCTCAGGCAGTGTCTGCGAGAGCTCCGTGGCGTGCTCAACAACGGCGTCGACGGCATCGCCATCGACGGACGGCGCATCGCCCTCAATCTGGAGCACGTTTCGGTCGACGTCCGCGAGATCGTGGCGTTCGGTGAACGTGCCGAGGACGCACCGGACGACGTCCCGGACCTCTACAAGGGCCGCCTGCTCGACTGCGACCTCCCCGACGACACCGCGTTCGACGAGTGGCTCTACGCCGAGCGGATGAACTGGGACAACCGGATCCGCATCGCCTTCGCCGCGATCCTGCAGGCGCAGATCGCCAACGGGCAGTGGCCACGGGCCCAGCGGACGGCGGTGGCGCTGCTGCGCGTCGACCCGGCCCACGAGGAGGCGCATTGCGCGCTGATGCAGTCCTTCGTGTCGGGTGGGGACTTCGGCTCGGCCGTCCGGCAGTACCGGACCCTCAAGGAGGTGCTGCAACGCGAATACGGCACCGTCCCCTCGAGCACGGCCGAGGAGATCTACGCCAAGGCGCGCACCGCGCAGGCGGACCACGCGACCGCACCGCTCGATGCCCCGGCGGCGACGGCCATCACGGCGGTGCCGGCCATCCAGGGGATCGACACGGCCGTGCGGCAGCAGCCGACGGGGTTGCAGGGCGGGCGCGCGATCCCGATCACGGTGTTGCCGTTCCAGGAGGAGGATCACGGGAACGGCCGGCCCGGGGCTTCGCTCGGCAGCGGGATCAGCGAGGCGATCGTCATCGCCCTCTCGCGCTTCCGCTCGCTGGTGGTGGTGTCGAGCGGCACCGCGTCGGGCGTCCATGGCGACCTTGCGACGCTGCCGCCGCAGGAGATCGCCCGTCTCTTCAAGGTGCACTACTACGTGCGTGGCCGGGTGCGATCCTCCGGCGAGCGGATCCGCATCACGGTGGAGCTGGTGAACTGCGAGGGCGGGCAGATCGTCTGGGCGGACCGGTTCGACGGCACGATGGGCAACGTCTTCGACTTCGAGGACGAGGTGGCGTCGCAGATCGTCGGGCGCATCGACCCCTGCGTGGTCTGGTCCGAGAGCGAGAAGGTGACGCGCTACCGGCCCCAGAACCTCGCCGCCTACGAGCACGTCCTCCTCGCAATCCCGTCGATCTACCGGTCCGATCCGGTGAAGTTCCATGAGGCGGGCACGTCGCTCCTGAAGGCGATCGAGCTCGACCCGAACTACTCGGACGCCTACGCCTGGCGCGCCTTCTGGTGCATGCACTGCATCGGCCAGGGCTGGAACAGGGAACCCCGGGTCACGCTGACCGACGCGGCCGACAACGCCCACTTCGCCATCGCGCTGGACCCCGGCAACGCGCTGGCGCTCGCCCTCGCCGGTCACGTGGAATCGTTTCTCTACCGCCGTCTCGACAACGGCGGGCGCCTCCTCGCCCGCGCGCTGGCGATCAACCCTAACTCCAGCTTCGCATGGGCGATGAGCGCCGTGCTGGAGTGCTATCTCGGCCATCCCGAGCAGGCGCTCGACAACATGGCGCGGTACCAGCGCCTGTGCCCGTTCGACCCGGCAGGGTGCTATTTCCGCGCGATCTACGTGATCGCCTACACGATGATGCACGAGTTCGAGAGGGCCATCGAAATCGGCACCGAGGTGGTTCGCGAGAATCCGAATTTCATCAATTCCTACAAGCCGCTGATCACCAGCTTGTGGCACCTCGGGGCGGAGTCGGAGGCGCGCTCGTTCGCCGCGACGCTGCTCGCGCTCGAGCCGGATTTCAGCATCGAAAAGTTCCGCCGCGTGTACCCGTTCCGCCGCCCGGCGGATGTGGCGCTGTATGTAACCGCGTATCGTGCCGTCGGAATCCCCGAGACCGCCGAGGGCAACTCCTAG
- a CDS encoding Dyp-type peroxidase, producing the protein MPYVPPRHPKSDRVQTGVHFRPGETPPDLWRLIVLDVVPGAAASDVADALGEIWQLLTELSQGRVRELGPYGDGSAGAFVPDGSLAFVLGYGARLFGPRAGGAPLIDAAARPGALPAHYPAGNMAPFPALHWRDDAAAGRAQRDIAVQLTADTELALARAVLDIAELIRTASLPLRLRAMFDGFGRDDRRSWIGFHDAINTLSAADRREAIIIERNAASGWTEGGTYMVFLRVVVDIGRWRDLDVPAQEAVVGRTKLHGVPLAGIDRTRDGRIETTPDLACPFRTTGPDGRRDPEACREPDFAHDPRLAASHVGRASPHWSRARIYRQGYEFLEVGTDGRPVVGLNFVAFVKSPDEVHRLLAEKDGFGDCNFGGGVDGIPSPPLLSLSAAGVYVAPAIPDEGERFPGECLFMTETVA; encoded by the coding sequence ATGCCGTATGTTCCGCCGCGGCACCCGAAATCGGACAGGGTGCAGACCGGCGTTCACTTCCGTCCCGGCGAAACACCGCCGGATCTGTGGCGTCTCATCGTGCTCGACGTCGTCCCCGGTGCAGCCGCGAGCGACGTGGCCGACGCGTTGGGCGAGATATGGCAACTCCTGACCGAACTCAGTCAGGGGCGGGTGCGCGAGCTGGGTCCCTACGGCGACGGAAGCGCCGGCGCCTTCGTGCCGGACGGTTCGCTCGCGTTCGTCCTCGGATATGGCGCCCGCCTCTTCGGCCCACGCGCGGGCGGCGCGCCGCTGATCGACGCCGCCGCCCGTCCGGGTGCACTCCCGGCGCATTATCCCGCGGGCAATATGGCCCCCTTCCCGGCGCTCCACTGGCGCGACGACGCCGCAGCGGGGCGAGCCCAGCGCGACATCGCGGTCCAGCTGACCGCCGACACGGAGCTCGCCCTCGCCCGCGCCGTGCTGGACATCGCCGAACTGATCCGCACCGCCTCTCTGCCGCTGCGTCTCCGCGCGATGTTCGACGGCTTCGGGCGGGACGACCGGCGGAGCTGGATCGGCTTCCACGACGCCATCAACACTCTCTCGGCGGCGGACCGGCGCGAGGCGATCATCATCGAGCGCAATGCGGCGAGCGGCTGGACCGAGGGCGGGACCTACATGGTCTTCCTGCGCGTCGTCGTCGACATCGGGCGCTGGCGTGACCTCGATGTCCCGGCGCAGGAGGCCGTGGTCGGCCGGACGAAGCTGCACGGCGTTCCGTTGGCCGGGATCGACCGTACGCGGGATGGCCGTATCGAGACGACACCGGACCTCGCCTGCCCTTTCCGCACTACCGGTCCGGACGGCCGGCGGGACCCCGAAGCCTGCAGGGAGCCCGACTTCGCGCATGACCCCAGGCTCGCCGCGAGCCATGTCGGCCGCGCCTCCCCGCACTGGTCGCGCGCCCGGATCTACCGCCAGGGCTACGAGTTCCTGGAGGTCGGCACCGACGGCCGGCCGGTCGTCGGGCTCAACTTCGTGGCCTTCGTGAAATCCCCCGACGAGGTTCACCGGCTTCTCGCCGAGAAGGACGGGTTCGGGGATTGCAACTTCGGTGGTGGCGTCGATGGCATCCCCTCCCCGCCCCTCCTGTCGTTGAGCGCCGCCGGCGTCTACGTCGCGCCCGCGATCCCGGACGAGGGCGAGCGCTTCCCCGGCGAGTGCCTCTTCATGACCGAGACGGTGGCGTGA
- the repC gene encoding plasmid replication protein RepC, translating into MEGAMQLASSGGRRLRHAALAAGRLALGSGPSVTRKDLSEACRMAEEALGLRPSVRLVLSELVANWGEQTWERLLVWPSNEHLVRRTGLSERAVRDAFRALVDLGVIVPKESPNGKRYALRDAEGKVMDAYGFDLTPLYARRETWAGMVAVRKAERTRIRRAFDEITIARRATQEALAALRDTFPDVSLTELETAHAALTARTPRRSATMPPETLIDEWRELRANAEDLFFLAGKDGEICRHNESNTESSGEACNNGAEPAECDPSYHQPTTGADPTDETTVLHDVLTTSTQHRRRVIHRRSQSAAPPTGEGRTPLSPEMLIAAVPEACPAVLQFGRPLRATKDLVDLGRHVRSLLGASETVWIEAEASIGATQAATSVLYVLQLYEDDLIEHGGESRIRNPGGYLRAFVRLVASGKIDLNSELLGMRRRRMKQ; encoded by the coding sequence GTGGAGGGAGCGATGCAACTTGCATCCTCCGGAGGCCGGCGGCTGAGACATGCCGCCCTGGCCGCCGGTCGGCTTGCGCTCGGTTCAGGCCCGAGCGTGACGCGTAAGGACCTGTCGGAAGCCTGCCGCATGGCCGAAGAGGCCCTCGGACTGCGCCCCAGCGTTCGCCTGGTGCTGTCCGAACTCGTCGCCAACTGGGGCGAACAGACGTGGGAGCGGCTGCTCGTGTGGCCGTCGAACGAGCATCTCGTGCGCCGCACGGGCCTCTCGGAACGCGCCGTACGCGATGCGTTCCGCGCCCTCGTCGACCTCGGCGTGATCGTGCCGAAGGAGTCGCCCAACGGGAAACGCTATGCGCTCCGCGATGCGGAGGGAAAGGTCATGGACGCGTACGGCTTCGACCTCACGCCGCTCTACGCCAGACGCGAAACGTGGGCCGGAATGGTCGCCGTCCGCAAGGCCGAGCGCACACGGATCCGCCGCGCCTTCGACGAGATCACCATCGCCCGCCGCGCCACGCAGGAGGCGCTCGCCGCGCTGCGCGACACGTTCCCGGACGTTTCGCTCACCGAACTCGAGACCGCGCACGCGGCGCTGACCGCCCGCACCCCGCGCCGGAGTGCCACGATGCCGCCGGAGACGCTCATCGACGAGTGGCGCGAACTCCGCGCAAACGCTGAGGATCTCTTCTTCCTTGCTGGCAAAGACGGCGAAATCTGCCGGCACAATGAGTCTAACACCGAGTCTTCAGGCGAAGCCTGTAACAACGGCGCGGAGCCGGCCGAGTGCGATCCAAGTTACCACCAGCCGACGACGGGCGCCGACCCGACCGACGAGACAACGGTTCTGCACGACGTACTGACGACATCCACGCAGCATCGACGCCGCGTCATCCATCGTCGCTCACAATCGGCAGCTCCGCCGACGGGGGAGGGGAGAACACCCCTCTCGCCGGAGATGCTCATCGCAGCCGTCCCCGAGGCCTGCCCGGCCGTGCTTCAATTCGGTCGACCTCTCAGGGCGACGAAGGATCTCGTCGACCTCGGTCGTCACGTTCGCTCGCTCCTCGGCGCCAGCGAGACGGTCTGGATCGAGGCCGAGGCCTCCATCGGCGCGACACAGGCCGCCACGTCGGTCCTATATGTGCTCCAGCTCTATGAAGACGACCTGATCGAACATGGCGGGGAGAGCCGTATCCGCAATCCCGGCGGATACCTGCGCGCGTTCGTCCGCCTCGTCGCTTCCGGCAAGATCGACCTCAACTCCGAGCTTCTCGGCATGCGGCGCCGCCGAATGAAGCAATGA